The proteins below are encoded in one region of Lentisphaera araneosa HTCC2155:
- a CDS encoding tetraacyldisaccharide 4'-kinase: MREPIKNMRRAHFIFLTKANGGNHLRHLKKFIRKHNTKAEIIECTHRPKYLKSLINQNQSLLSVLKGKKIAAISAIAVPQSFEDFLIGFGAEIVYKERYADHHMYYQDEVDTFVKNSESAGAELIVTTEKDAVRFPEIKNSSIDITYLRVEIDILSGEESFNECISRICFS; this comes from the coding sequence CTGCGTGAACCCATAAAAAATATGCGCCGAGCACATTTTATCTTTCTAACTAAGGCCAATGGTGGCAATCACCTTCGCCATCTAAAAAAATTCATCCGTAAACATAATACCAAAGCTGAAATTATTGAGTGTACTCACCGCCCCAAATATCTCAAGAGTTTAATCAATCAGAATCAATCTTTGTTAAGTGTACTCAAAGGCAAAAAGATTGCTGCGATCTCCGCAATTGCCGTACCCCAAAGTTTTGAAGACTTCCTTATTGGTTTTGGTGCCGAAATCGTCTATAAAGAACGCTATGCGGATCACCACATGTATTACCAAGACGAAGTTGATACCTTTGTTAAAAACTCTGAGAGTGCAGGAGCCGAATTGATTGTTACCACAGAAAAAGACGCCGTTCGCTTTCCTGAAATTAAAAATTCCTCCATTGACATCACTTACCTACGAGTGGAAATCGATATCCTCAGTGGCGAAGAAAGCTTCAATGAGTGCATCAGTCGTATTTGCTTTTCTTAA